The following proteins are co-located in the Polyangia bacterium genome:
- a CDS encoding class I adenylate-forming enzyme family protein — MQLYEWLSRVSTDRGSGKALVYRDTYLSWRGLLHRVDRRAQELHAMGIASGSWVGLMLGNVPDFVILALALSKIDAVVVPLDPTLGNRELEMMLEAAPLRALITRPRGGEAGQLPVGPPFYANPVVTRPAVVSRPNPPSKFVPENRRRLQGTLLTCSLYRRAPLANLIDSDASIVQFTASVGGDPKGVVRTTTNLGAAAEAIGETLDIKDSDRLLCTVPLHHSYGFDFGLVTTLAHGATLFLEDEISPKRITKLLREQSVDIFPGNPGLFGSLVRVPTVKPLKISGARYLSSGSRMPGLIAENFYQRFGIRLLSCYHSTQGGPLAIDRGGKDPETVGKAFAGIELRVAAPNGDKVAAAETGPVWVRSKALSMLSVPKMHLPKRDHGVPIGEVDRDKWFRTGDIGQIDRNGKLTITGREDDLVKVDGKRLALGEVEGCLEAFPKVKAAQARVITDDLGGPMVVAKVVRAGLCKAEDIIDHCARNLAPYKVPRQIEFCETI; from the coding sequence ATGCAGCTGTACGAATGGCTCTCGAGAGTCTCGACCGATCGCGGAAGCGGGAAGGCGCTGGTCTATCGCGACACGTATCTGTCCTGGCGAGGCCTTCTTCACCGCGTCGACCGCCGCGCGCAAGAGCTGCACGCGATGGGCATCGCGTCCGGTTCGTGGGTCGGATTGATGTTGGGCAATGTTCCTGACTTCGTGATCCTGGCGCTGGCCCTCTCAAAGATCGACGCCGTGGTGGTGCCGCTGGATCCGACTCTCGGCAATCGAGAATTGGAGATGATGCTGGAGGCGGCGCCGCTGCGCGCTCTCATCACGCGCCCGCGCGGCGGAGAAGCCGGCCAGCTTCCCGTTGGTCCGCCGTTCTACGCCAACCCGGTGGTCACGCGGCCGGCGGTGGTGTCACGCCCCAACCCGCCGTCGAAGTTCGTGCCGGAAAACCGCCGCCGCCTGCAAGGCACGCTGCTCACCTGCAGCCTGTACAGACGAGCACCGCTGGCCAATCTGATCGATAGCGACGCCTCTATCGTGCAGTTCACCGCCAGCGTCGGTGGCGATCCCAAGGGCGTGGTGCGCACGACCACCAACCTCGGCGCTGCCGCCGAGGCGATCGGCGAGACCCTGGACATCAAAGATTCTGATCGCCTGCTGTGCACGGTTCCGCTGCACCACAGTTACGGTTTCGACTTTGGTCTGGTCACCACGCTGGCCCACGGCGCGACGCTGTTTCTTGAAGACGAGATCTCGCCCAAGCGCATCACCAAGCTGCTGCGCGAGCAAAGCGTGGATATTTTCCCGGGCAACCCGGGGCTGTTCGGTTCGTTGGTGCGGGTGCCGACGGTCAAGCCGCTAAAGATCAGCGGCGCCCGCTATTTGAGCTCCGGCTCGCGCATGCCGGGCCTCATCGCGGAGAATTTTTATCAGCGATTCGGCATCCGCCTTCTGTCCTGCTACCACAGCACGCAGGGCGGCCCGTTGGCCATCGATCGCGGCGGCAAAGATCCGGAGACCGTCGGCAAGGCGTTCGCCGGCATCGAGCTGCGCGTCGCCGCGCCCAACGGCGACAAGGTGGCGGCGGCCGAGACCGGCCCGGTCTGGGTGCGCTCGAAGGCGCTGTCGATGCTGTCGGTGCCCAAGATGCACCTGCCCAAGCGCGACCACGGCGTACCCATCGGCGAGGTTGATCGCGACAAATGGTTCCGCACCGGCGACATCGGCCAGATCGATCGCAATGGCAAGCTGACCATCACCGGCCGCGAAGACGATCTGGTCAAGGTCGATGGCAAACGCCTGGCCTTGGGCGAAGTGGAAGGCTGCCTGGAAGCGTTCCCCAAGGTGAAAGCCGCGCAGGCCCGGGTCATCACCGACGATCTGGGCGGCCCGATGGTGGTGGCGAAAGTGGTGCGGGCCGGCTTGTGCAAGGCTGAGGACATCATCGACCACTGCGCCCGCAACCTGGCGCCGTACAAAGTGCCGCGCCAGATCGAGTTCTGCGAGACGATCTAA
- a CDS encoding RluA family pseudouridine synthase, producing the protein MAEARTDSAPTGFVLGPGDANATLAAALRRHLPGRSWADVRRLCESGKVLLDGERALDAATRIADGQRVEIRMAAPRPRPEIPDFSVVFEDPHLLVIEKPAGISSVPFDRKETGTAMDLIREAWRRAGRKATAAPIYIVHRLDKDTSGLLCFARTKLAERRLHEVFQQHLADREYIAVAHGAIESRRIESVLVADRGDGLRGSTRTGRGQRSVTHVTAVRGLRGATLCRVRLETGRTHQIRIHLSEAGHPLVGETVYIRERLASDAPIINSPRLMLHAATLGFDHPVTGARLDFRADPPADFEAMLKELTR; encoded by the coding sequence GTGGCTGAAGCGCGGACGGACAGTGCGCCAACGGGGTTCGTCCTCGGTCCCGGCGACGCCAACGCCACCCTGGCGGCCGCCCTTCGCCGTCACCTGCCCGGCCGCAGCTGGGCCGACGTGCGCCGCCTGTGCGAAAGCGGCAAGGTCTTGCTGGACGGTGAGCGCGCGCTGGACGCCGCCACCCGTATCGCCGACGGTCAGCGGGTGGAGATCCGCATGGCGGCGCCGCGGCCGCGGCCGGAGATCCCCGATTTTTCCGTCGTTTTCGAGGATCCGCATCTGCTGGTGATCGAGAAACCGGCCGGAATTTCCAGCGTCCCTTTCGATCGCAAGGAAACCGGGACGGCGATGGATCTGATCCGCGAGGCGTGGCGGCGCGCCGGACGCAAGGCCACCGCGGCGCCGATCTACATCGTGCACCGTCTGGACAAGGACACCTCGGGCTTGCTGTGCTTTGCGCGCACCAAGCTGGCCGAGCGCCGGCTGCACGAGGTCTTCCAGCAGCACCTGGCGGACCGGGAGTACATCGCCGTCGCCCACGGCGCGATCGAGAGCCGGCGCATCGAATCAGTGCTGGTCGCCGATCGCGGCGACGGCCTGCGCGGATCGACGCGCACCGGGCGCGGCCAGCGCTCGGTCACGCACGTGACGGCGGTGCGGGGGCTGCGCGGGGCCACGTTGTGTCGGGTTCGCCTGGAGACGGGGCGCACGCACCAGATCCGCATTCACCTTTCCGAAGCTGGCCACCCATTGGTCGGCGAGACCGTATACATCCGCGAGCGGCTCGCTTCCGACGCGCCGATCATCAATTCGCCGCGATTGATGCTGCACGCGGCGACGCTGGGCTTCGATCACCCGGTGACCGGCGCGCGGCTGGACTTTCGCGCCGACCCGCCCGCCGATTTTGAGGCCATGCTAAAGGAATTGACCCGCTGA
- the guaA gene encoding glutamine-hydrolyzing GMP synthase has protein sequence MRRDLILILDFGAQYTQLIARRVREQKVYSEIHPFNIPLAKIRELNPRGIILSGGPSSSYDEGAPRVSAELYDLGVPILGICYGVQLTALLLGGKVVPADRREYGRATIRVKEAGDLFHGFSADEDVPVWMSHGDRIDSLPSGFSVIAESANCPVAAVAAPARKFWGVQFHPEVAHTPRGGEILANFLFRICGCQPTWTMASFVDEAVRSIKDKVGPTARAVCGLSGGVDSSVAAALVLRAIGERLTCIFVDTGLQRAAEAQQVESLFRDAFKADLRVVDATERFMHGLHGVTDPEGKRKFIGREFIAVFDEEAKRVAAAGGAGASFLVQGTLYPDVIESVSHKGPSATIKSHHNVGGLPERMNLKLVEPLRELFKDEVRALGAELGLPRHVLWRQPFPGPGLAVRILGEVTKERCDVLRAADMIIEQEIRAAGLYESIWQSFGVLLPVRTVGVMGDERTYANVLALRAVHSRDGMTADWVPLPYDLLATISSRVVNEVKGINRVVYDISSKPPATIEWE, from the coding sequence GTGCGTCGCGACCTCATCCTGATCCTGGACTTCGGAGCTCAGTACACCCAGCTCATCGCGCGCCGGGTGCGCGAACAGAAGGTGTACTCGGAGATTCACCCGTTCAATATCCCGCTGGCGAAGATTCGCGAGCTGAACCCGCGCGGGATCATCTTGTCGGGTGGACCGTCCTCCTCATACGATGAAGGCGCGCCGCGGGTCAGCGCCGAGCTTTATGACCTGGGCGTGCCGATCCTGGGCATCTGCTATGGCGTGCAGCTGACAGCGTTGCTCCTGGGCGGCAAGGTTGTGCCGGCCGATCGGCGCGAATACGGCCGCGCCACCATTCGGGTGAAAGAGGCGGGCGATCTTTTCCATGGCTTTTCCGCCGACGAAGACGTGCCGGTGTGGATGAGCCATGGCGATCGAATCGACAGTCTCCCCAGCGGATTCTCGGTGATCGCCGAAAGCGCCAACTGTCCTGTCGCCGCCGTCGCCGCTCCGGCGCGCAAATTCTGGGGCGTGCAATTTCACCCCGAGGTGGCGCACACCCCGCGCGGCGGCGAGATCCTGGCCAACTTTCTGTTTCGCATCTGCGGCTGCCAGCCCACCTGGACCATGGCCAGCTTCGTCGACGAAGCGGTGCGGTCGATCAAGGACAAGGTCGGTCCCACCGCCCGCGCCGTGTGCGGCCTTTCGGGCGGCGTCGATTCGTCGGTGGCGGCGGCGCTGGTGCTGCGTGCCATCGGCGAGCGGTTGACCTGCATCTTCGTAGACACCGGTTTGCAGCGCGCGGCCGAGGCGCAGCAGGTCGAGTCGCTGTTTCGCGATGCCTTCAAAGCTGATCTGCGCGTCGTCGACGCCACCGAAAGATTCATGCACGGCCTCCACGGCGTCACCGACCCGGAGGGCAAGCGCAAGTTCATCGGTCGCGAGTTCATCGCCGTCTTCGACGAAGAGGCCAAGCGGGTGGCAGCGGCCGGGGGCGCAGGGGCGTCGTTCCTGGTGCAAGGCACGCTGTACCCGGACGTCATCGAATCGGTGTCGCACAAGGGACCGTCGGCGACCATCAAATCGCACCACAACGTCGGCGGCCTGCCCGAGCGGATGAATTTGAAATTGGTGGAGCCGCTGCGCGAGCTTTTCAAGGACGAAGTGCGGGCGCTGGGCGCAGAACTGGGCCTGCCTCGACATGTGCTGTGGCGCCAGCCGTTCCCGGGTCCGGGTCTGGCGGTGCGGATTCTCGGCGAGGTGACCAAAGAACGCTGCGATGTCTTGCGCGCCGCCGACATGATCATCGAACAGGAGATCCGCGCCGCTGGTTTGTATGAATCGATCTGGCAGTCGTTCGGGGTGCTGTTGCCGGTGCGCACGGTCGGCGTGATGGGCGACGAACGAACCTACGCCAACGTGCTGGCCCTGCGAGCCGTGCACTCGCGCGATGGGATGACCGCCGACTGGGTGCCGCTGCCGTACGATCTGCTGGCCACCATTTCGTCGCGCGTCGTCAACGAGGTGAAGGGGATCAACCGCGTGGTCTATGACATCTCGTCCAAGCCTCCCGCCACCATCGAGTGGGAGTAG
- a CDS encoding penicillin-binding transpeptidase domain-containing protein, whose product MPRFSLLYMAVSSLWSALAFAQSPVPPPANHLAGLKLDTLMRQGHMYVVASADGGHAELTLDPQLQESTEDVLKTFQIPYAGAVVISIPDGRVLAMVGRSAVDPALGAEQLALRPWAPAASVFKVVSAAALVSEAGLSSHSQACYHGGVSSVLPDNLIDIPSIDRRCDTLGYGVGKSQNAILAKLASRHLTADQLARMGHAFGFGRAIPFEIPLEPSHLDVPTDGLEFARTAAGFWHSTLSPIHGALLAAVIANGGTMPTPTLVDRAYDAEGNLLPLSVTHPRPVVDLATAREVGRMMELTTRIGTAKGTFRDKQGHRYLDVEVAGKTGTLSAETDKGYVGYSWFVGYAPADHPTIAFAVALGNHPTWRIKATYVARRIVTTYLAEKGDRAATKMLAAR is encoded by the coding sequence ATGCCTCGATTTTCGTTGCTTTACATGGCGGTTTCGTCCCTCTGGTCCGCTCTGGCGTTCGCTCAGTCCCCGGTGCCACCGCCCGCTAACCACCTTGCGGGGTTGAAACTGGACACGCTGATGCGTCAGGGCCACATGTACGTCGTCGCTTCCGCCGACGGTGGCCACGCCGAGCTGACTCTGGATCCGCAGCTTCAAGAATCGACCGAGGATGTCTTGAAGACATTTCAGATCCCATACGCCGGCGCGGTGGTCATCTCCATTCCCGACGGCCGCGTGCTGGCAATGGTCGGCCGCTCGGCCGTTGATCCGGCGCTGGGCGCCGAGCAACTGGCGCTACGCCCGTGGGCGCCAGCGGCGTCAGTGTTCAAGGTGGTGTCGGCGGCGGCGCTGGTGTCAGAGGCTGGTCTGTCCAGTCACAGCCAGGCTTGCTATCACGGCGGCGTCTCGTCGGTGCTGCCCGACAATCTGATCGACATTCCGTCCATCGATCGCCGCTGCGACACGCTGGGATATGGCGTTGGCAAATCGCAAAATGCCATCCTGGCCAAGTTGGCCAGCCGCCACTTGACCGCCGACCAGCTGGCCCGCATGGGCCATGCCTTTGGATTCGGCCGCGCCATCCCCTTCGAAATTCCGCTGGAGCCGTCGCATCTGGACGTTCCCACCGACGGGCTGGAGTTCGCCCGCACGGCGGCCGGCTTCTGGCACTCGACGCTGTCGCCCATACATGGCGCGTTGCTGGCGGCGGTCATCGCCAATGGCGGAACCATGCCGACGCCGACGCTGGTTGACCGTGCTTACGACGCCGAAGGGAATTTGCTGCCTTTGTCTGTGACCCACCCGCGCCCTGTCGTCGACCTCGCGACCGCCCGCGAGGTGGGCCGGATGATGGAGCTGACCACGCGCATTGGCACCGCCAAGGGCACCTTCCGCGACAAACAGGGCCACCGCTATCTGGACGTCGAGGTGGCGGGAAAGACGGGCACCTTGTCCGCCGAGACCGACAAAGGCTACGTCGGCTACAGCTGGTTCGTGGGCTACGCGCCCGCTGATCACCCGACCATCGCGTTCGCCGTGGCGCTGGGAAATCACCCCACCTGGCGCATCAAGGCGACGTATGTGGCTCGTCGCATCGTCACCACGTATTTGGCCGAAAAAGGCGATCGCGCCGCGACGAAGATGCTGGCCGCCCGCTGA
- the guaB gene encoding IMP dehydrogenase, whose translation MPDGQLREALTFDDVLLVPAESDVVPRDVDVRTDLTPGIRLANPIISSAMDTVTEAATAICMAREGGVGILHKNMGIPEQALEVTKVKKAETGVVINPVTIGPDQKVAAAVELMRKHEISGLPVVAADGRPVGIVTNRDLRFERNLDQPVSAMMTRRLITTAEGASLEGSKELLHKNRIEKLLVVDGHGLLKGLITIKDIEKAQQHPFAAKDELGRLRVGAAVGVGADRDERVDALLKAGCDVICIDTAHGHSRGVIQAVADVRRNFPKAQIIAGNVATGDGALALAKAGADAVKVGIGPGSICTTRVVAGVGVPQITAINDVARALEKLNVMVIADGGIKYSGDVVKAIAAGAHIVMIGSLFAGTDEAPGEIILYQGRSYKVYRGMGSIGAMRAGSRDRYFQNEVTTEAKLVPEGIEGRVPYRGSLSQSIFQLIGGLKAGMGYTGCRTIADLRTKAKFVRATAMGLRESHVHDVIITKEAPNYRVEQ comes from the coding sequence TTGCCGGACGGTCAGCTGCGAGAGGCCCTGACTTTTGATGACGTCCTGCTGGTTCCCGCGGAAAGCGACGTCGTTCCGAGGGACGTGGACGTTCGTACCGACCTGACGCCGGGCATCCGCCTGGCCAACCCGATCATCTCGTCGGCGATGGACACCGTGACCGAAGCGGCCACAGCGATCTGCATGGCGCGCGAGGGCGGCGTGGGCATCTTGCACAAGAACATGGGCATCCCCGAGCAGGCGCTGGAGGTGACCAAGGTGAAGAAGGCCGAGACCGGCGTGGTGATCAACCCGGTCACCATCGGCCCCGATCAGAAGGTCGCCGCCGCCGTCGAGTTGATGCGCAAGCACGAGATCTCCGGCCTGCCGGTGGTGGCCGCCGACGGACGTCCGGTCGGCATCGTCACCAACCGCGACCTGCGCTTTGAACGCAATCTGGATCAGCCGGTCAGCGCCATGATGACCCGCCGCCTGATCACCACCGCCGAGGGCGCCAGCCTGGAAGGCTCGAAAGAGCTGCTGCACAAGAACCGCATCGAAAAGCTGTTGGTGGTCGACGGCCACGGCCTGCTCAAGGGCCTCATCACCATCAAGGACATCGAGAAGGCGCAGCAGCATCCGTTCGCGGCCAAGGACGAGCTCGGCCGCCTGCGCGTGGGCGCCGCCGTAGGCGTGGGCGCCGATCGCGACGAACGCGTCGATGCCTTGCTGAAAGCCGGCTGCGACGTCATCTGCATCGACACCGCCCACGGCCATTCGCGCGGCGTGATCCAGGCGGTGGCCGACGTGCGCCGCAATTTTCCCAAGGCCCAGATCATCGCCGGCAACGTGGCCACCGGCGACGGCGCGCTGGCCCTGGCCAAGGCCGGCGCCGATGCGGTGAAGGTCGGTATCGGCCCGGGATCGATCTGCACCACGCGCGTGGTGGCCGGCGTGGGGGTCCCGCAGATCACCGCCATCAACGACGTGGCCCGGGCCCTGGAAAAGCTGAACGTCATGGTGATCGCCGACGGCGGCATCAAGTATTCCGGCGACGTGGTCAAGGCCATCGCCGCCGGCGCGCACATCGTGATGATCGGCAGCTTGTTCGCCGGCACCGACGAAGCGCCGGGCGAGATCATCTTGTACCAAGGCCGCAGCTACAAAGTTTACCGCGGCATGGGATCGATCGGCGCCATGCGGGCCGGCAGCCGCGATCGTTATTTCCAGAACGAGGTGACCACCGAAGCCAAGCTGGTCCCGGAAGGCATCGAGGGCCGGGTGCCTTACCGGGGATCGCTGTCGCAATCGATCTTCCAGCTGATCGGCGGCCTCAAAGCCGGCATGGGTTACACCGGCTGCCGCACCATCGCCGACCTGCGCACCAAGGCCAAGTTCGTGCGCGCCACCGCGATGGGCCTGCGTGAATCGCACGTCCACGATGTGATCATCACCAAAGAAGCTCCCAACTATCGGGTGGAGCAGTAG
- a CDS encoding lysophospholipid acyltransferase family protein, which translates to MPITPPPTLRSALAAIVEAMRAGYGPLATKPQQQVDNGHDPSFIERAAPVLEFLYSKYFRVRMIGLENVPATGPALLVANHSGGLPYDGAMLIYGIFRDHPAHRRLRALVANFAFHSGWMANVVAKIGGVRASQETAQPLLADGHLVGVFPEGLKGVGKLYRERYRLARFGRGGFARLARQTQVQMLPVAIVGAEEIHPVVGKITALAAPLGIPYIPITPTFPWLGPLGLLPVPSKWTIRIGTPIAPPPPISDDPDGTTRKAEEVRSAIDTMIADLLAARRSIIFG; encoded by the coding sequence ATGCCGATCACGCCTCCGCCCACGTTGCGTTCCGCGCTGGCGGCGATCGTCGAAGCGATGCGCGCCGGCTACGGTCCGTTGGCGACGAAGCCGCAGCAGCAGGTCGACAATGGCCACGATCCGTCATTCATCGAGCGAGCGGCGCCGGTGCTGGAGTTTCTCTACAGCAAATATTTTCGCGTGCGAATGATCGGCCTCGAGAACGTTCCCGCAACGGGACCCGCATTGCTGGTGGCCAATCATTCAGGCGGGTTGCCCTACGACGGGGCGATGTTGATTTATGGAATCTTTCGCGACCATCCTGCCCATCGCAGGTTGCGGGCATTGGTGGCGAACTTTGCCTTCCATTCGGGGTGGATGGCCAATGTAGTGGCGAAGATCGGGGGCGTGCGCGCCTCGCAGGAGACCGCGCAACCGCTACTGGCTGATGGACACCTGGTCGGCGTTTTTCCCGAAGGCCTCAAAGGCGTCGGCAAGCTTTACCGCGAACGCTATCGCTTGGCCCGCTTCGGGCGGGGTGGCTTCGCGCGTTTGGCCCGGCAGACCCAGGTGCAGATGCTCCCGGTGGCCATCGTCGGCGCCGAGGAAATCCACCCGGTGGTCGGCAAGATCACCGCGCTGGCCGCGCCGCTGGGAATCCCGTACATCCCGATTACGCCAACTTTTCCCTGGCTGGGCCCGTTAGGGCTGCTGCCGGTGCCGAGCAAATGGACCATTCGCATCGGTACGCCCATCGCCCCGCCGCCGCCGATCTCCGACGATCCCGATGGCACGACGCGCAAAGCAGAGGAAGTTAGGTCCGCAATTGATACGATGATCGCGGACCTGCTGGCCGCGAGACGTTCCATCATTTTCGGGTAG
- a CDS encoding serine/threonine-protein kinase: MIDVGQTIGNYKITAKLGEGGMGVVYLAEHPVIGKKVAMKAIHPELARNAEVVSRFVTEAKSVNQIGHEHIVDISDFGNTTDGEFYFVMEYLQGESMSERLKREERLPPQAAINIATQVADALGSSHEHGIIHRDLKPENIYLISRGTQKDFVKVLDFGLAKLTQVEEKVTHKTRTGSVMGTPYYMSPEQCEGKATIDHRADIYSLGVILFEMLTGKVPFGGEGYGEIIVKHITMPPPSVRSIVPNLSPALDLILFRALAKDREERFQTMADFRDALMDPDAYAPSAPLVGIPDDLSGAARAAAPMKRSDINLAAKIGFGSGLKIGSGERDPVTSPSTYRQGVGEIIEELTPKRTSRKALLFVAIAAVTGLAFVAFTGRRDTHRAAPPPVVEAPRVPATVRVNFNSDPDRATILRTDTGQELGQTPLSIEVPYSDSAVEFVFKKAGFESKVMYIVPNLPSPLFATLQPTPKPSKSETPMPGKAMAPSAAGGKAGRRNRSGSPRHEKNVDDDAVLEPSIQ, encoded by the coding sequence ATGATTGATGTCGGCCAAACCATAGGCAACTACAAGATCACCGCCAAGCTTGGGGAAGGCGGGATGGGTGTGGTGTATCTGGCCGAGCACCCGGTGATCGGGAAAAAAGTGGCCATGAAGGCCATCCATCCCGAATTGGCGCGCAACGCCGAGGTGGTTTCGCGCTTCGTGACCGAGGCGAAGTCGGTCAACCAGATCGGCCACGAACACATCGTCGACATCAGCGATTTCGGGAACACCACCGACGGAGAGTTCTACTTCGTCATGGAGTACCTGCAGGGCGAGTCGATGTCCGAGCGCCTCAAGCGCGAGGAGCGGCTGCCGCCGCAGGCGGCGATCAATATCGCCACCCAGGTCGCCGACGCGCTGGGCTCGTCGCACGAGCACGGCATCATTCACCGGGACCTCAAGCCCGAGAATATTTATTTGATCTCGCGCGGCACCCAGAAGGATTTCGTCAAGGTGCTGGACTTCGGTCTGGCCAAGCTGACCCAGGTCGAAGAGAAGGTCACCCACAAGACCCGCACCGGATCGGTGATGGGAACGCCTTACTACATGTCGCCCGAGCAATGCGAGGGCAAGGCCACCATCGATCACCGCGCGGATATTTATTCATTGGGCGTGATTCTCTTCGAGATGCTGACCGGCAAGGTGCCGTTCGGCGGCGAAGGTTACGGCGAGATCATCGTCAAGCACATCACCATGCCGCCGCCGTCGGTGCGCAGCATCGTGCCCAATCTGTCGCCGGCGCTTGACCTGATCCTGTTTCGCGCCCTGGCCAAGGATCGCGAAGAGCGGTTTCAAACCATGGCGGACTTCCGCGACGCCTTGATGGATCCCGACGCTTACGCGCCCTCGGCGCCGCTGGTGGGCATCCCCGACGATCTCAGCGGGGCGGCGCGCGCCGCCGCGCCGATGAAACGTTCTGATATCAATCTGGCGGCCAAGATCGGCTTCGGATCGGGCCTGAAGATCGGCAGCGGCGAGCGGGACCCGGTGACCAGCCCATCGACTTACCGCCAGGGCGTCGGCGAGATCATCGAAGAGCTGACGCCGAAACGAACCAGTCGCAAGGCCCTGCTGTTCGTGGCCATCGCCGCGGTCACCGGGTTGGCCTTCGTCGCTTTCACCGGCCGCCGCGACACCCACCGGGCGGCGCCGCCGCCAGTGGTCGAGGCGCCACGCGTGCCCGCGACAGTGCGAGTGAACTTCAACTCGGATCCCGATCGCGCCACCATTTTGCGCACCGACACCGGACAAGAGCTGGGACAGACACCGCTGTCGATCGAAGTTCCCTACAGCGATTCGGCGGTCGAGTTCGTCTTCAAGAAGGCCGGCTTCGAGAGCAAGGTGATGTACATCGTGCCGAATCTGCCCTCGCCGCTATTCGCCACGCTGCAGCCGACGCCCAAGCCGTCCAAGTCCGAGACGCCGATGCCGGGCAAGGCCATGGCGCCCTCCGCCGCCGGCGGCAAAGCTGGCCGTCGCAACCGCTCCGGTTCGCCCCGCCACGAAAAGAACGTCGACGACGACGCCGTCTTAGAACCGTCAATTCAATAA
- a CDS encoding PEGA domain-containing protein, whose protein sequence is MKTLVFLVLLVSAGCAHSLQSLGVAFRVDSNVADATVWIDDIFVGQVSEWQHEGKFIRPGFHRIEIRHPNYYSVFQEIEPAAGTQTTIKAQLHAILQ, encoded by the coding sequence ATGAAGACGCTGGTATTCCTGGTCCTGCTCGTCTCCGCCGGCTGTGCTCACTCGCTGCAGTCCCTCGGCGTCGCCTTCCGCGTCGACAGCAACGTCGCCGACGCCACGGTCTGGATCGACGACATCTTCGTCGGCCAGGTCTCCGAATGGCAACACGAGGGCAAGTTCATCCGCCCCGGCTTCCACCGCATCGAAATCCGCCACCCCAACTATTACTCCGTCTTCCAAGAGATCGAACCCGCCGCCGGGACGCAGACGACGATCAAGGCGCAGCTGCACGCCATTCTCCAATAG
- a CDS encoding GGDEF domain-containing protein, whose product MPRHPRDPNDTSESDHVRAKTVVTSISRISERPSAKEACLVVIYGSELGKKYNLNAASLVIGRSSKCDIQIDQESISRNHSKILNTGKSILVRDLGSTNGTYVNDEPIDEYVLRDGDLIKIGRTIFKFLTGGNIENAYHEEIYRLTTIDGLTQIFNKRYFLENLEREIARSQRYRRSLSLVMFDIDHFKKINDSYGHLAGDYVLKMLASTVKSKIRREDLFARYGGEEFAIVLPEIDGDNGKAFAEKIRQIVEKQDFRFENTRIRVTISMGVSTIDEETTDAASLIKRADERLYEAKSAGRNRVFA is encoded by the coding sequence TTGCCCCGCCATCCACGAGATCCGAACGACACCTCCGAGTCCGACCATGTTCGGGCGAAGACCGTCGTCACCAGCATCAGCCGCATCTCAGAACGGCCGTCCGCCAAGGAAGCCTGTCTGGTGGTGATCTACGGATCCGAGCTGGGCAAGAAGTACAACTTGAACGCCGCGTCGCTGGTGATCGGCCGATCATCAAAATGCGACATCCAGATTGATCAAGAATCGATCTCCCGCAATCATTCCAAGATCCTGAACACCGGCAAGTCGATCCTGGTGCGCGACCTTGGATCAACCAACGGCACCTACGTCAACGACGAGCCGATCGACGAATACGTCCTGCGCGACGGCGACCTGATCAAGATCGGTCGCACGATCTTCAAGTTCCTCACCGGCGGTAACATCGAGAACGCCTATCACGAGGAAATTTACCGGCTGACCACCATCGACGGTCTGACCCAGATCTTCAACAAGCGTTACTTCCTGGAGAACCTCGAGCGCGAGATCGCTCGGTCGCAGCGCTACCGTCGGTCGCTGTCCTTGGTGATGTTCGACATTGATCACTTCAAGAAGATCAACGACAGCTACGGCCACCTGGCCGGCGATTACGTCCTGAAGATGCTGGCGTCGACGGTGAAGTCGAAGATCCGCCGCGAGGATCTCTTCGCCCGCTACGGTGGCGAGGAGTTCGCCATCGTGCTGCCCGAGATCGACGGCGACAACGGCAAGGCCTTCGCCGAGAAGATCCGACAGATCGTCGAAAAGCAGGACTTTCGCTTCGAGAACACCCGCATCCGCGTCACCATCTCGATGGGCGTCTCCACCATCGATGAAGAGACCACCGACGCCGCGTCGCTGATCAAGCGCGCCGACGAACGCCTCTACGAAGCCAAGAGCGCCGGACGCAACCGCGTTTTCGCGTAA